From Anopheles coluzzii chromosome 3, AcolN3, whole genome shotgun sequence, the proteins below share one genomic window:
- the LOC120957072 gene encoding uncharacterized protein LOC120957072 encodes MDEKKPIPAPPGGNGTATVAADQDGDEKRVGCAHYKRRAKFVTPCCNKFYMCRYCHDENETHFFNRKTVTELICTECDTRQRVQAECEKCGVRFGRYTCLVCNLFDDEDRNQYHCDGCGICRVGGRGRFFHCEVCNMCLPLQLKYDGHRCVENVSRSNCPVCLDDIHTSRIPCHIPDCGHLLHRTCFEELLSSGHYACPTCQTSMMDMNQLWEYLDAEVAATPMPKEYANYFVDILCKDCHKESTVKFHVVGLKCTHCGAYNTCRTKTKNMNGCNSTPPPGGSSSAGASSAAGGTAQSNPAAETTTPWIRMVPLSMVESDDNAIDDSAIDDSAIDDSEDERLVDRLDTYLQQVTPGGDDGASTSAASSSSSNSSSGSSSSSSSSVPSSSTMVSTVSVGQQQQHRPAQRLNNGTSNGSRSDACSSSGLGISYPRHGGQPASGSSSSSSNGSSSINSSNVNGTLPAAVSSSNGRTDVAGSSSASSSSASSSPVRDDDRSTFDNSNSTSDGGAAQI; translated from the exons ATGGACGAAAAGAAACCAATTCCGGCGCCACCCGGTGGCAATGGGACGGCCACCGTTGCCGCCGACCAGGACGGGGACGAGAAGCGGGTCGGCTGTGCGCACTACAAGCGGCGGGCCAAATTTGTG ACACCTTGCTGCAACAAATTCTACATGTGTCGATACTGTCACGACGAGAACGAAACGCACTTCTTCAACCGGAAAACGGTGACGGAGCTGATCTGCACCGAGTGCGACACCCGGCAGCGTGTGCAGGCGGAGTGCGAAAAGTGTGGCGTACGGTTCGGGCGG TACACATGTCTGGTGTGCAATCTGTTCGACGACGAGGACCGCAATCAGTATCACTGTGATGGGTGCGGCATCTGCCGCGTCGGTGGCCGCGGACGGTTCTTTCACTGTGAGGTTTGCAATATGTGTTTACCGCTGCAGCTAAAGTACGACGGCCATAGG TGCGTGGAAAATGTGTCCCGATCCAACTGTCCCGTGTGTCTGGACGATATACACACTTCCCGCATACCGTGCCACATTCCGGACTGTGGCCACCTGCTTCATCGAACGTGCTTTGAAGAGCTG CTTTCGTCCGGCCATTATGCTTGCCCCACCTGCCAGACCTCGATGATGGACATGAATCAGCTGTGGGAGTATCTGGACGCGGAAGTGGCCGCCACACCCATGCCAAAGGAGTACGCGAACTATTTCGTGGACATTCTGTGCAAAGATTGCCACAAG GAGTCAACGGTAAAGTTCCACGTCGTTGGGCTGAAGTGTACCCACTGCGGTGCGTACAACACCTGCCGGACCAAGACGAAAAATATGAACGGGTGCAACAGCACGCCGCCACCCGGGGGCAGCAGCTCGGCCGGGGCAAGCAGTGCGGCGGGTGGTACGGCCCAGTCGAACCCAGCTGCCGAAACGACGACCCCCTGGATACGGATGGTGCCGCTGTCGATGGTGGAATCGGACGATAATGCCATCGATGACAGTGCCATCGATGACAGCGCCATTGACGACAGTGAAGATG aaCGACTCGTGGATCGCCTTGACACCTACCTGCAGCAGGTAACGCCCGGTGGTGATGACGGTGCCAGCACGTCGGCCGCTTCATCCTCCTCTTCGAACTCTTCGTCcggctcctcctcctcgtcctcgtctTCCGTTCCGTCCTCCTCGACGATGGTCAGCACGGTATCGGTtgggcagcaacagcagcaccggcCAGCGCAACGATTGAACAACGGCACCAGCAACGGAAGCAGAAGTGACGCGTGCAGTTCGTCCGGGCTTGGCATTTCCTACCCACGGCACGGTGGCCAACCGgccagtggcagcagcagcagcagcagtaacggTAGCAGTAGCATCAATAGTAGCAACGTCAATGGCACCCTGCCAGCAGCAGTGAGCAGCAGtaacggacggacggacgtaGCAGGCTCCTCGTCggcgtcctcctcctccgcatCCTCCTCCCCGGTCCGTGACGACGATCGTTCCACGTTCGATAATAGCAATAGTACCAGCGATGGTGGTGCAGCTCAAATCTGA
- the LOC120956641 gene encoding lysophospholipid acyltransferase 7, with protein sequence MKDDIIYLVLLGSCIGFGQFYRKFTDPEQRKLVGTGVGLLVVLSVSGFHMLHMLFCYLVSALLIIYASRKVCHLACFGFMFGYLFFFRSLSFLGYDAPPGHTNMIQMILTLKLVGLAFEVNNAYTKSKTVADGQKDTAAVAQPSLTEADRALLKLSMLDIFHYSFNYVGVLTGPYITFKTYRDAMYLPFSGKADCIGATVDKLKVIPLYAGLFLLVSYIWPLQYATSAEFYEERSFLYRLMYVWPTFFIFRMRIYTGILLSECVCTMAGVGAYPKLAGSKPGHGPSRDDYTTTATEDSSPLEYDFETVRNIDVINTERCWTFREAMKYWNMCVQYWMAMYVYKRFPSKKYRTLVTLAVSAIWHGVYAGYYFCICGAPFYLPIEDLYVKLFLNDATGQKRTVLNVLCWISKFFAFSYLGIAFLLLTVDKIWYYYSSVYHFGYVLWIVLYGAGVLIAKQRKANARREAKAGQDGAKQD encoded by the exons ATGAAGGACGATATTATCTACCTGGTGCTGCTCGGGTCGTGCATCGGATTTGGCCAGTTTTATCGCAAGTTCACCGACCCCGAGCAGCGGAAGCTCGTGGGCACCGGGGTGGGACTGTTGGTGGTGCTGTCCGTCAGTGGCTTCCACATGCTGCACATGCTGTTCTGTTATCTCGTGAGTGCACTGCTGATAATCTATGCTAGCCGAAA AGTGTGTCATCTGGCGTGCTTTGGCTTCATGTTCGGCTATCTGTTCTTCTTCCGGTCGCTGTCGTTCCTGGGGTACGATGCACCGCCCGGCCACACGAACATGATACAGATGATACTGACGCTCAAGCTCGTTGGATTAGCGTTCGAGGTGAACAATGCGTACACCAAGTCTAAGACGGTGGCGGATGGGCAAAAGGACACGGCGGCGGTCGCACAACCATCCCTGACCGAAGCTGACCGGGCGCTGCTGAAGCTCAGCATGCTGGACATATTCCATTACAGCTTCAATTACGTCGGCGTGCTGACCGGACCGTACATCACGTTCAAAACGTACCGTGACGCCATGTACCTGCCGTTCAGCGGGAAGGCGGACTGCATCGGGGCGACGGTTGACAAGCTGAAGGTTATCCCACTGTACGCGGGCCTGTTTCTGCTCGTGTCGTACATCTGGCCGCTGCAG TACGCAACCAGCGCCGAGTTCTACGAAGAGCGTTCCTTCCTCTACCGGCTGATGTACGTGTGGCCGACGTTCTTCATCTTCCGCATGCGCATCTACACCGGCATACTGCTGAGCGAGTGCGTCTGCACGATGGCGGGCGTCGGTGCGTACCCGAAGCTGGCCGGCAGCAAACCGGGCCACGGTCCGAGCAGGGACGactacaccaccaccgccacggAGGATAGCTCCCCGCTGGAGTACGACTTTGAAACGGTGCGCAACATCGACGTCATCAACACGGAGCGCTGCTGGACGTTCCGCGAGGCGATGAAGTACTGGAACATGTGCGTCCAGTACTGGATGGCGATGTACGTGTACAAGCGCTTCCCGAGCAAGAAGTACCGCACGCTCGTGACGCTCGCCGTGTCCGCCATCTGGCACGGGGTGTACGCGGGCTACTACTTCTGCATCTGCGGCGCCCCGTTCTATCTGCCGATCGAGGATCTGTACGTGAAGCTGTTCCTGAATGATGCGACGGGCCAGAAGCGCACGGTGCTGAACGTGCTGTGCTGGATCTCGAAGTTTTTCGCCTTCTCGTACCTGGGCATTGCTTTTCTGCTGCTGACGGTGGACAAAATTTGGTACTACTACAGCTCGGTGTACCACTTCGGGTACGTGCTGTGGATTGTGCTGTACGGGGCGGGTGTGCTGATAGCGAAGCAGCGAAAGGCTAACGCTAGGAGGGAGGCTAAGGCGGGACAGGACGGTGCTAAGCAGGATTGA